The following coding sequences lie in one Fusarium poae strain DAOMC 252244 chromosome 1, whole genome shotgun sequence genomic window:
- a CDS encoding hypothetical protein (BUSCO:664at5125) translates to MAVSGSVDSPVKQQLVDKLPKRFKGLKFGIQSNQDIANQAVLEVSDRLLYDIENNRAPYRHGPLDSRLGTSSKSGRCSTCQESLKDCNGHFGHVRLPLPAFHVGYLRFIMSILQEICKDCGRVLLEEPERQQFLKELRRPFLDNLRRTQICKRINEQCRKVKTCPYCGSLNGQIRKIGVLKLAHDKFVAYNKSTSVKKSPPESKIKFDNSFNEARRENPELDKHLRKAMEDLNPLRVLNLFKMISPTDCELLGLDPAEGRPEMFIWQFLPAPPVCIRPSVAQDNASNEDDITTKLADIVWVSGMIRSALQKGSPVQTIMEQWEYLQTQIAMYVNSDVPGLQQPGFGKTTRGFCQRLKGKQGRFRGNLSGKRVDFSGRTVISPDPNLGIDQVAVPELVAKNLTYPERVQRHNIEKLRQCVKNGPDIWPGAQRVIKSDEGGYLQSLKFGNKEYIARDLKFGDIVERHLEDNDIVLFNRQPSLHKLSIMSHLAKVRPWRTFRLNECVCGPYNADFDGDEMNLHVPQTEEARAEAINLMGIKHNLATPKNGEPVIAATQDFITAAYLLSGKDRFFDRKTFTYLCMHMMDGKTHLDLPPPAIIAPQSLWTGKQLFGMLMRPNKDSPVKVNLDAKCKTYKARPGQCPDMDPNDGWLVVRNSEVMCGRMDKSTVGDGKKDSIFYVILRDFGPDEAVIAMNRLAKLCARQLTNHGFSIGIGDVFPPESLIREKERLAAAAYKQCDDLIETFKAGKLEKAAGCNQEQSLENFMSGILSKVRQQAGSYCVETLSRNNAPLVMAKSGSKGSDLNVAQMVALVGQQIIGGARVADGFQDRTLPHFHKNARQPPSKGFVKNSFYSGLSPTEFIFHAMSGREGLVDTAVKTAETGYMSRRLMKSLEDLSTQYDDTVRTSGGGIVQFQFGADKLDPVDMEGSAAPVHFERTWTHAQSLTIDNTETSMTPDEIRSFCDSKLEHERRRYLRKGLLDGELLDYEDTSDYGIDEHEGARGFLKAIERHVEALASKLERVRKLAGFEGGRMIKPTAQDHADRTAKVTLSTLQLFIKLCLEKYKKAHVEPGHAVGAVGAHSIGEPGTQMTLKTFHFAGVAGMSITQGVPRIKEIINASKAISTPVITCPLENNEQIEAARVVKGRIEKTYISDILRFVEDEWRTTEGNVVLQIDPTALSDMHLGIGPYDIAEAICKQRKLKVQRDDLSIDGDRIVVRVRDISDPAAKRTTARSKAAAAESSDMLLRANFLRRALPNVPISGYSEATRAIIQTSEQNTHTVLVEGYGLRECMTTEGVIGTKASTNNVMECKDILGIEAARTTIAVEIGSVMGDMNIDPRHMQLLADVMTYKGEVLGITRFGLSKMRDSVLQLASFEKTPDHLFEAAAGMKTDQIEGVSECIIMGQTMSVGTGAFQVVRRLGIRNGDMKEKLTIFEDSWAEEIALKRKAY, encoded by the exons ATGGCGGTTTCCGGTTCTGTGGACAGTCCCGTCAAGCAGCAGCTTGTGGACAAGCTACCAAAACGATTCAAAGGCCTTAAATTCGGTATCCA ATCTAACCAAGACATTGCCAACCAAGCTGTTCTCGAGGTTTCCGATCGCCTACTGTATGACATTGAGAACAATCGCGCTCCGTATCGCCACGGCCCTCTAGACTCTCGACTG GGTACCTCCAGTAAGTCAGGAAGATGCTCGACCTGCCAAGAATCTCTCAAAGACTGCAATGGCCATTTTGGCCATGTTCGCCTGCCGCTGCCCGCATTCCACGTTGGATATCTTCGTTTCATCATGTCGATTCTGCAAGAAATCTGCAAG GACTGTGGTCGGGTTTTGCTTGAGGAACCCGAACGACAACAATTCCTGAAGGAGCTACGGCGACCATTCCTAGACAATTTACGACGGACCCAAATATGCAAGAGGATCAACGAACAATGCCGAAAAGTCAAGACCTGCCCTTATTGCGGCTCTCTCAATGGCCAAATCAGAAAGATTGGTGTCCTCAAGCTGGCTCATGATAAGTTTGTTGCCTACAACAAATCAACCTCTGTCAAGAAATCCCCGCCGGAAAGTAAGATCAAGTTTGACAACTCGTTCAACGAGGCGAGACGCGAAAACCCTGAGCTTGATAAGCATTTACGCAAAGCTATGGAAGATTTGAATCCGCTCAGAGTCCTCAATCTCTTCAAAATGATTAGTCCCACAGACTGTGAGCTTCTGGGACTTGACCCCGCTGAGGGACGACCCGAGATGTTTATTTGGCAGTTCCTGCCTGCCCCGCCTGTCTGTATCAGGCCATCTGTCGCCCAAGATAATGCCAGTAACGAGGACGACATTACCACTAAATTGGCTGATATTGTTTGGGTCAGTGGCATGATCCGCTCCGCTTTGCAAAAGGGATCCCCGGTCCAGACCATCATGGAGCAATGGGAATACTTACAGACCCAGATAGCCATGTATGTCAACAGCGATGTTCCCGGCCTCCAGCAGCCTGGATTTGGCAAAACCACAAGAGGTTTCTGCCAACGTCTAAAAGGCAAGCAGGGCCGTTTCCGTGGCAATCTCTCCGGCAAAAGAGTCGACTTTTCTGGAAGAACAGTCATTTCCCCAGATCCTAACCTTGGTATTGATCAGGTCGCTGTTCCTGAGTTGGTTGCAAAGAACTTAACCTATCCTGAAAGGGTGCAAAGACATAACATCGAAAAACTGCGTCAATGTGTTAAAAATGGACCAGACATCTGGCCTGGAGCCCAGCGTGTCATCAAGTCAGACGAAGGAGGCTATCTGCAATCTCTCAAGTTTGGCAACAAGGAGTATATAGCCCGGGATTTGAAGTTTGGTGATATTGTCGAGCGACATCTTGAAGATAACGACATTGTCCTTTTCAATCGTCAACCTTCCCTCCACAAACTCAGTATCATGAGTCATCTTGCCAAAGTCCGTCCTTGGAGGACCTTCAGACTGAATGAGTGTGTCTGTGGCCCTTACAATGCCGATTTCgatggagatgagatgaatcTTCACGTTCCGCAAACTGAGGAGGCTCGTGCTGAGGCCATCAATCTAATGGGTATCAAGCACAACCTTGCCACTCCCAAGAACGGTGAACCTGTCATCGCTGCGACGCAGGATTTTATCACCGCCGCGTATCTGTTAAGCGGCAAAGATCGATTTTTCGATCGAAAGACATTCACTTATCTCTGCATGCATATGATGGATGGCAAAACGCACCTGGACTTGCCGCCTCCTGCCATCATTGCACCACAGTCTCTCTGGACAGGTAAGCAGCTGTTCGGTATGTTAATGCGGCCCAATAAGGATTCGCCAGTCAAGGTGAATCTTGATGCCAAGTGCAAAACATACAAAGCCCGACCTGGTCAATGTCCCGACATGGACCCCAATGATGGTTGGCTAGTGGTTCGTAACTCAGAAGTGATGTGTGGTCGCATGGATAAGTCTACCGTCGGAGACGGCAAGAAAGACTCGATCTTCTATGTCATTCTACGAGATTTCGGACCAGACGAGGCTGTGATAGCCATGAACCGGTTGGCTAAACTTTGTGCACGACAGCTAACAAACCATGGCTTCTCTATTGGTATCGGAGACGTGTTTCCTCCCGAATCACTCATCCGGGAGAAGGAAAGGCTTGCTGCAGCCGCTTACAAGCAATGTGATGACTTGATTGAAACCTTCAAGGCCGGAAAGCTTGAGAAGGCTGCCGGTTGCAATCAGGAACAGTCCCTGGAGAACTTCATGTCGGGTATCCTCAGCAAGGTTCGGCAACAAGCAGGATCTTATTGTGTCGAAACCTTGAGCCGCAACAACGCTCCGCTTGTCATGGCTAAATCTGGATCGAAAGGTTCGGATCTCAACGTGGCCCAGATGGTAGCCCTAGTCGGACAGCAGATTATCGGCGGTGCTCGTGTGGCGGATGGATTCCAAGACCGAACGCTCCCCCATTTCCATAAGAACGCCCGACAGCCCCCCTCCAAAGGCTTCGTCAAGAATAGCTTCTACAGTGGCCTTTCCCCAACCGAATTTATCTTCCACGCTATGTCAGGTCGTGAAGGTCTAGTCGATACTGCTGTCAAAACCGCTGAGACCGGCTATATGTCTCGACGACTCATGAAGTCACTTGAGGATTTGTCAACCCAATATGACGATACAGTCCGGACCTCCGGGGGCGGTATCGTCCAGTTCCAATTCGGCGCGGATAAACTTGATCCTGTCGATATGGAAGGTTCAGCAGCGCCGGTCCATTTCGAACGAACCTGGACTCATGCACAAAGTCTGACGATCGATAACACCGAGACATCCATGACGCCAGACGAAATCAGATCCTTTTGCGACTCGAAACTTGAGCACGAGCGACGGCGTTATCTCCGAAAAGGACTTCTGGATGGCGAGCTCTTGGACTACGAAGATACTAGTGACTATGGTATTGACGAACACGAGGGTGCGAGAGGATTCCTCAAAGCCATCGAGCGTCATGTTGAAGCTCTAGCGTCAAAACTGGAAAGAGTAAGAAAACTTGCTGGGTTCGAGGGCGGCAGAATGATCAAGCCGACTGCTCAAGACCATGCCGACCGAACCGCCAAAGTCACGCTTTCAACGCTCcagctttttattaaattgtGCCTAGAGAAGTACAAAAAGGCGCATGTTGAACCCGGACATGCTGTTGGGGCAGTCGGAGCTCACTCCATTGGTGAACCGGGTACTCAGATGACGCTGAAGACCTTTCATTTTGCTGGCGTTGCTGGTATGAGTATCACGCAAGGTGTTCCCCGAATCAAGGAAATTATAAACGCGTCTAAGGCTATTAGCACACCAGTCATCACATGCCCCTTGGAGAACAATGAGCAGATTGAAGCCGCAAGGGTAGTTAAGGGACGAATTGAGAAGACATACATTTCAGACATCCTACGGTTTGTTGAGGACGAATGGCGCACAACAGAAGGCAATGTCGTCCTACAGATTGATCCAACTGCACTTTCAGACATGCATCTTGGTATCGGTCCCTACGATATTGCGGAGGCCATATGCAAACAACGCAAGCTCAAGGTGCAAAGAGATGATCTTTCAATCGATGGCGACCGAATTGTCGTTCGAGTGCGTGATATCAGCGACCCGGCAGCGAAGAGGACGACTGCCCGAAGCAAAGCCGCTGCTGCGGAGAGCAGCGACATGTTACTCAGGGCCAATTTCCTTCGCCGAGCACTGCCTAATGTGCCTATATCCGGTTATTCCGAAGCGACTCGCGCAATCATTCAGACTTCAGAACAGAATACTCATACTGTTCTCGTTGAGGGCTATGGCCTTCGTGAATGTATGACAACGGAGGGTGTGATTGGCACCAAGGCAAGCACCAACAACGTCATGGAATGTAAGGACATACTTGGTATTGAAGCTGCAAGAACAACAATCGCTGTCGAGATTGGTTCTGTCATGGGTGATATGAATATTGATCCCCGACACATGCAACTCCTTGCCGACGTTATGACCTACAAGGGAGAGGTTCTTGGCATCACACGTTTCGGTTTGTCCAAGATGCGCGATAGCGTACTGCAACTGGCTTCATTCGAAAAGACCCCAGATCATCTTTTCGAGGCTGCAGCTGGAATGAAGACGGACCAGATTGAGGGCGTCAGTGAGTGTATCATCATGGGACAGACAATGTCAGTTGGTACCGGGGCGTTCCAGGTCGTTCGTCGTTTAGGTATTCGAAATGGGGATATGAAGGAGAAGTTGACAATTTTCGAGGATTCTTGGGCAGAAGAGATTGCACTAAAGcgtaaagcttattaa